The following coding sequences lie in one Bacteroides helcogenes P 36-108 genomic window:
- a CDS encoding DUF4903 domain-containing protein — MIKTLRLIYLLLLFCIGMCITSCSSDEKITKAGASDELVASAKSYLNGEIVLSTQATMNGVNKTLLETGCPTKFKFEWSNTDTQTFTVALLNFTVGKMGMIINFKCDVKTMQLNTWEKDEYKGDSWIKFYGENGSCWGVDTTDGTASTAQGSSVKGYYNVATHEINFIVDYNMMNVRSECFLQTIDKSRLDNYEAEKAQYEKDLAAYKKEHGL; from the coding sequence ATGATAAAAACATTAAGACTTATATACCTCCTATTATTGTTCTGCATCGGTATGTGTATCACTTCTTGCTCTTCGGATGAGAAAATCACTAAGGCAGGAGCATCTGACGAACTTGTGGCAAGTGCCAAAAGTTATCTGAACGGTGAAATTGTTCTAAGTACCCAAGCCACTATGAACGGAGTGAACAAAACACTGCTCGAAACAGGATGTCCCACTAAATTCAAGTTTGAATGGAGCAATACCGACACGCAGACATTCACCGTAGCATTGCTTAACTTCACCGTAGGCAAGATGGGCATGATCATCAACTTCAAATGTGACGTGAAGACCATGCAACTCAACACGTGGGAGAAGGATGAGTACAAGGGAGACAGTTGGATTAAGTTCTATGGCGAGAATGGTTCATGCTGGGGAGTGGACACCACCGATGGTACTGCCTCTACTGCGCAAGGCAGCAGTGTGAAAGGCTACTACAATGTGGCAACTCATGAAATAAACTTCATTGTAGATTATAACATGATGAATGTTCGCTCTGAATGCTTCCTACAAACCATAGACAAGAGCCGACTTGACAATTACGAAGCAGAAAAGGCGCAGTATGAGAAAGATTTGGCTGCCTATAAAAAAGAACATGGACTATAA
- a CDS encoding calycin-like domain-containing protein — protein sequence MLRKLFFITLALFGMTAISSSVSANEATDIYESVMTDSYAGIYNGSLIRVYMNGEKNPVSGINTIVTDNGDGTVNLLINAFQVGKMPGTITVDAKNVAVDENGHFDMPKMAKIVILRILGIPSRFNANLNGDFSGNSLTFSVETVGAKYLGIGFEAAVTFQGTK from the coding sequence ATGTTAAGAAAATTATTTTTTATTACTTTGGCTTTGTTCGGAATGACAGCCATTTCAAGCAGTGTATCTGCCAATGAAGCAACCGATATCTATGAATCTGTTATGACTGATTCTTATGCAGGGATTTACAATGGCTCATTGATTCGGGTTTATATGAACGGAGAGAAGAATCCTGTCTCTGGCATAAACACTATCGTTACAGATAACGGTGATGGAACAGTAAACCTCTTAATCAATGCTTTCCAGGTTGGAAAAATGCCCGGTACTATTACCGTTGACGCAAAAAATGTGGCAGTAGATGAAAATGGACATTTTGATATGCCGAAAATGGCAAAGATTGTTATTCTTAGAATTCTGGGTATTCCAAGTCGTTTCAATGCAAACCTCAACGGAGACTTTTCCGGTAATTCGTTGACTTTCTCTGTAGAGACTGTCGGTGCAAAATATCTTGGAATTGGCTTTGAAGCAGCCGTAACCTTTCAGGGTACAAAATAG
- a CDS encoding outer membrane beta-barrel protein — protein sequence MNIIQIFFILILVVFPALLPAQQQARVVSGHICIVTETSVGWQSLPYASIVLLCEQDSTFVKGVVSDTKGNFKLRYTPQSSTAYLLKVSYTGMRTFYCKLNGNAPEINLGNILLEDGVELDEVVVTAVMPDVEQKGDTTVINAEAYHTPEGSYLETLVKRIPGLEYDMQNKLLTYNGQPINEINVNGETYFGGNINMALENLPVELISKIKVYNKKSELEKITGVGSGHDNFVLDLRTKQEFNGTILASGKVGRGNHGKKELELIGNYFKTEGENFSLIARSNNRDMTTDYKGNTQDNISLNITKKLGKRLTLNGNIMYNNNNTGNESSGYYEQYLTTGNRYQYSDGSTVNRNRMTAAMLMSRWQITPDTYLNFSGNLSFTQGENTRNNRQATYSSNPGLDILHPFDKTEDIADSIRVNSTSMNSFTSDHRHQYSFNTDFTRLLNDKGTSLTLTARYSDGEGKGKSFSLSSTTYHQISSDVGTDSILQRNQYLSTPIKNRDMGVGLIFTHPFTPKLRLQLSYNLNYTYMRNDRSTYDLSPFATKGEEKPSGNLPAGYETGYTDSLSNHSHSSTVGHEMALRLNYSSKAWNINAGLSVQPDRRRLDQKTGLVKADTLLRSINFHPSLIAIWRKGKTLVRFHYQGSTRQPNLQDLLSLMDNSNPLNITRGNPNLTPSYNQSARLEIQNTRAGIFAAADWRNELNSTTRAVIYHPQTGSRESYPVNINGNWSARTTLRYQKRICQFGISAKSGGSFTRNVGLINEGQSERLNRSVTYNIWWDSELNLSWQPQWGAFDLSGKYRLAHSSNSLRHTDTYTRDYTLGVNAYADLPYGLQLRSETTYTFRNGTNIIPGEDDQMVWNTGINWHFLKKKKAELSAYWADILNQKKNYIRTTTSSGFSERHTRQIGGYFMISVKYKFNKQR from the coding sequence ATGAATATCATACAGATTTTTTTCATTCTTATTTTAGTTGTGTTCCCTGCGCTCTTGCCTGCCCAACAACAGGCAAGAGTTGTCAGTGGACATATCTGTATTGTAACGGAAACTTCCGTAGGCTGGCAATCCTTACCTTATGCCAGTATTGTGCTGCTTTGCGAACAGGACTCCACTTTCGTCAAGGGAGTGGTGAGTGACACAAAAGGAAACTTCAAACTGAGATACACTCCGCAAAGCTCCACTGCCTATTTGCTGAAAGTGTCCTATACAGGAATGCGAACCTTTTACTGCAAATTAAATGGCAATGCACCGGAAATCAATTTGGGAAATATTCTGTTAGAAGACGGCGTGGAGCTGGATGAAGTCGTGGTAACTGCCGTCATGCCCGACGTGGAACAGAAGGGTGATACCACCGTTATCAACGCCGAAGCCTACCATACCCCCGAAGGTTCTTATCTTGAAACACTCGTCAAGCGAATTCCGGGACTAGAATATGACATGCAGAACAAGCTACTCACCTACAACGGGCAACCCATCAACGAAATTAACGTGAACGGAGAAACCTACTTCGGAGGTAATATCAATATGGCCTTGGAGAACCTGCCCGTGGAGCTGATAAGCAAGATAAAGGTCTATAACAAAAAGAGTGAGCTGGAAAAGATAACCGGTGTAGGCTCCGGACACGATAACTTCGTACTCGACCTTCGGACAAAGCAGGAATTCAACGGAACCATTCTTGCATCGGGCAAGGTAGGACGAGGAAATCATGGAAAAAAAGAGTTGGAACTAATAGGAAACTACTTCAAGACAGAAGGAGAGAACTTTTCGCTGATAGCTCGTTCGAATAACCGAGATATGACGACTGACTACAAAGGCAATACACAGGACAACATTTCACTGAATATCACGAAAAAACTCGGTAAGAGACTCACATTGAACGGAAACATAATGTATAACAATAATAATACAGGCAACGAATCAAGCGGGTATTACGAACAATACCTCACCACAGGCAACCGTTATCAATATTCCGACGGAAGCACTGTAAACCGAAACCGCATGACGGCAGCAATGCTGATGTCACGCTGGCAGATAACCCCCGATACTTATCTGAACTTTTCGGGCAACCTGAGCTTTACACAAGGAGAAAATACCCGTAACAACCGTCAGGCAACTTACAGCAGCAATCCCGGCTTGGATATACTGCATCCCTTCGACAAAACAGAAGACATAGCGGACAGCATACGGGTAAATTCCACCTCGATGAATTCATTTACCTCCGACCACCGCCATCAATACTCCTTCAATACCGACTTCACACGCCTACTGAATGACAAAGGAACGAGTCTCACTCTCACCGCCCGATACAGCGATGGTGAAGGCAAGGGCAAGAGTTTTTCCCTTTCTTCCACTACCTACCATCAGATATCCTCCGATGTGGGCACAGACTCAATACTTCAACGCAACCAATACTTGTCCACACCTATAAAAAACCGTGACATGGGAGTAGGATTGATATTCACTCATCCCTTCACCCCGAAACTACGTCTGCAACTATCTTACAATCTAAATTACACCTATATGCGGAATGACCGCAGTACCTATGACCTTTCCCCTTTCGCTACCAAAGGGGAAGAAAAACCTTCCGGTAATCTACCCGCAGGTTACGAAACCGGCTATACCGACAGCCTGAGCAACCATAGCCACAGTAGCACCGTAGGGCACGAAATGGCGTTGCGGCTGAATTATAGCAGCAAAGCATGGAACATCAATGCCGGACTTTCCGTACAGCCCGACCGCCGCAGACTCGATCAAAAGACAGGACTGGTGAAAGCAGATACACTGTTGCGATCAATCAATTTCCATCCCTCGCTCATAGCGATATGGCGCAAAGGCAAGACACTTGTCCGCTTCCATTATCAAGGCAGCACACGCCAGCCTAATTTGCAGGACCTACTCTCACTGATGGACAACAGCAATCCATTGAACATCACCCGTGGCAATCCTAACCTGACGCCCTCCTACAACCAATCTGCACGCTTAGAGATACAAAACACCCGAGCAGGTATCTTCGCTGCCGCCGACTGGCGTAATGAACTGAACAGCACCACCCGTGCCGTCATCTATCACCCGCAAACAGGATCGCGCGAAAGTTACCCCGTGAACATCAATGGGAACTGGAGTGCACGTACCACTCTACGCTATCAAAAACGCATCTGCCAGTTTGGTATCTCCGCCAAATCCGGCGGTTCTTTCACCCGCAACGTAGGCCTCATCAACGAAGGACAAAGTGAACGCCTCAACCGCAGTGTCACCTATAACATTTGGTGGGACAGTGAGCTGAACCTGAGCTGGCAACCCCAATGGGGAGCTTTCGATCTATCAGGGAAATACCGCTTAGCCCATTCTTCTAACTCTCTACGACATACCGACACCTATACACGAGACTATACTCTCGGTGTGAATGCTTACGCCGACTTGCCCTACGGATTGCAACTAAGAAGTGAGACCACCTATACTTTCCGCAACGGAACCAACATCATTCCCGGTGAAGACGACCAAATGGTGTGGAACACAGGTATCAACTGGCACTTCCTAAAAAAAAAGAAAGCCGAGCTGTCTGCCTATTGGGCAGACATACTCAACCAGAAAAAAAATTATATCCGCACCACCACCTCCAGTGGATTCAGCGAACGACACACAAGACAGATAGGAGGCTATTTTATGATATCAGTGAAATATAAATTCAATAAGCAGAGATAA
- a CDS encoding ABC transporter ATP-binding protein gives MDNTIKNITIGHTERLNKPVGYTMLANLVNIVPFCLSIEAINIIFRSFDGSGTALDTSRLWLLSAVLVVYMAVMAVAERAAYRANFRGAYEMSAAGRISLAEHLRKLSLGFLSRHDPGDLSSMLITDFTMAETGISHHLPQLMGALVMPVLAFLSLLFIDWRMSIAMFVALPMAVLILWCSTYVQTRLSGKQIAAKINAGNRLEEYLQGIRVMKAYNLLGPRFVRLRNAFADLRRACIRQETLLGPFVLLSITLVRAGLTLMVLCGTYLLLGGNLSVLTFVMFLVVGSRVFDPLTSALTNFAEFRYFSIAGGRILSLMNIPEMRGSRKAPQSGDIIFEHVSFGYQDKMVLNDISLTLSCNSLTALVGPSGSGKSTLMKLCARFYDPYKGRVLFDGVPMSEIEPELLMERISMVFQDVYLFQDTIRNNIRFGRSDATDEDIVTAAQKACCHDFIMRLPNGYDSMVGEGGCTLSGGEKQRLSIARAILKNAQIVLLDEATASLDPENEVEVQQAIDMLIKGRTVIVIAHRLKTVCNADNIVVLNGGSIVEQGRHEALLANEGLYARLWNIQQETAGWTL, from the coding sequence ATGGATAATACAATCAAAAATATCACCATCGGGCATACCGAACGCCTGAACAAGCCGGTGGGCTATACCATGCTCGCCAATCTGGTGAACATTGTCCCCTTCTGCCTCTCCATCGAGGCGATCAACATCATCTTCCGTTCTTTCGACGGCAGCGGAACAGCATTGGACACTTCACGCTTATGGCTGTTATCCGCCGTACTCGTCGTCTATATGGCAGTTATGGCAGTGGCAGAACGTGCCGCTTATCGTGCTAACTTCCGAGGAGCCTACGAAATGAGTGCCGCCGGACGTATCAGCCTTGCCGAACATCTGCGCAAGCTGTCACTCGGCTTCCTCTCCCGCCACGATCCCGGCGACCTCTCATCCATGCTCATCACGGACTTCACGATGGCAGAGACCGGTATCTCCCACCATCTGCCACAACTGATGGGCGCATTGGTCATGCCTGTTCTCGCCTTTCTGTCACTACTGTTTATCGACTGGCGGATGTCCATAGCCATGTTTGTGGCATTGCCGATGGCGGTGCTGATACTGTGGTGCAGTACCTACGTGCAGACAAGGTTGAGTGGCAAGCAGATAGCAGCGAAAATCAATGCTGGAAACCGGTTGGAAGAATACCTTCAGGGCATCCGTGTGATGAAAGCCTACAATCTGCTGGGCCCCCGCTTCGTCCGTCTGCGCAATGCTTTCGCCGACTTACGCCGAGCATGTATCCGTCAAGAAACGTTGCTCGGTCCTTTCGTCCTGCTCAGCATTACATTGGTGCGTGCCGGACTGACGCTGATGGTGCTGTGCGGCACTTACTTACTGCTGGGCGGCAATCTTTCCGTGCTGACGTTTGTCATGTTTCTGGTGGTAGGCTCCCGCGTGTTCGACCCGCTGACTTCCGCACTGACCAACTTCGCCGAGTTCCGCTACTTCTCCATTGCCGGAGGACGCATCCTCTCCCTGATGAACATACCCGAAATGAGAGGCAGCCGCAAGGCTCCACAAAGCGGTGACATTATTTTCGAGCATGTGTCGTTCGGATATCAGGACAAGATGGTGCTGAATGACATCTCTCTGACGCTTTCCTGCAACTCACTCACAGCATTGGTCGGGCCTTCAGGCAGTGGAAAAAGTACGTTGATGAAACTTTGCGCCCGTTTCTACGACCCTTACAAGGGACGTGTGCTGTTTGACGGTGTACCGATGTCAGAGATAGAGCCGGAGTTACTGATGGAACGCATCTCAATGGTTTTTCAGGACGTCTATCTATTTCAAGATACCATCCGCAACAATATCCGTTTCGGACGTTCCGATGCCACAGATGAAGATATTGTAACCGCTGCCCAAAAAGCCTGCTGCCACGACTTCATCATGCGCCTGCCCAACGGCTATGATAGCATGGTGGGTGAAGGTGGATGCACTTTATCCGGGGGTGAGAAGCAACGTCTTTCCATTGCCCGTGCCATACTGAAAAATGCACAAATTGTATTGCTGGACGAAGCCACTGCCTCCCTTGACCCAGAAAACGAAGTGGAAGTGCAACAAGCCATCGATATGCTAATAAAAGGACGTACTGTCATCGTGATAGCCCACCGCCTGAAGACCGTCTGCAATGCCGACAATATCGTGGTGCTGAATGGTGGAAGCATTGTCGAACAAGGGAGACATGAGGCACTGCTGGCCAATGAAGGACTTTATGCACGTTTGTGGAACATTCAGCAAGAAACCGCCGGATGGACCTTATAG
- a CDS encoding class I SAM-dependent methyltransferase: MGKKGLIDRIFQNTSHPKGFWGRMILRGMNRFHAPLAQWAMSYLMWKPDGNVLDIGCGGGANLACMLQKCPHGKVYGIDISEESVTFACKRNRKQMNTRCFIRQGDVTELPYNDGQFDAVTAFETIYFWKDLPAAFAEIKRVLHQNGSLLICCEASDPGNTKWTSRIEGMTVYPANQLEALLAAAGFGEIEIHQRKKENLCIIAHNNKEK; the protein is encoded by the coding sequence ATGGGAAAGAAAGGTCTTATAGACAGGATATTTCAGAATACAAGTCACCCGAAAGGCTTTTGGGGACGTATGATTCTGCGTGGAATGAATCGGTTTCATGCACCACTGGCACAGTGGGCAATGTCCTATCTGATGTGGAAACCGGACGGAAATGTATTGGATATAGGGTGTGGCGGCGGAGCCAACCTTGCCTGTATGCTGCAAAAATGTCCGCATGGAAAGGTTTACGGTATCGACATCTCAGAGGAAAGTGTGACCTTTGCCTGCAAGAGAAACCGAAAACAGATGAATACACGTTGCTTCATACGTCAGGGCGACGTTACAGAACTTCCCTATAATGACGGACAGTTTGATGCAGTAACGGCCTTCGAGACTATCTACTTCTGGAAAGATCTGCCCGCCGCATTCGCCGAAATAAAGAGAGTGCTGCACCAAAACGGAAGTCTGCTGATATGCTGTGAGGCAAGTGATCCCGGCAACACGAAATGGACAAGCAGAATAGAAGGAATGACCGTTTACCCCGCCAATCAACTGGAAGCCCTGCTTGCAGCAGCCGGCTTCGGAGAAATAGAGATTCATCAGCGCAAGAAAGAGAACCTATGCATCATAGCGCATAATAATAAAGAAAAATAA
- a CDS encoding ABC transporter ATP-binding protein, which translates to MKEKQKKKGIARLFQIAGERKGLLVLASTLSALSAACMLVPYWAIYEILKELLCHSSDLSAVDGTWMIHWGWMAFIGLIGGLLFLYAALMSSHVAAFRILYGLRVRLSEHIGKLPLGYLNGTSTGAIKKTMEQNIEKIETFIAHTIPDLVNVVATVVVTFVIFFSLNGWLAVVCLTVVAVSLFLQFTNFMGKKAQEFTRIYFDAQEQMSASAVQYVRGMPVVKIFGQSVRSFRRFNAEIEAYKTYALKVCDTYQSGMMMFTVLLNSMVTFILPVGILMIQGTSGSIALAVVWLFFIILGPGMASPVYKLMYLGGSTREIDEGVERIDRIFDREPIPEPTCPKIPEKYDIEFRNVSFAYKDSKATTRTEALRNVSFTAGQREITALVGPSGSGKSTVANLIPRFWDIDSGEIRIGGINIKDIATEQLMNLVSFVFQDTFLFYDTLYENIAVGNPSATREDVTAAARAAQCHDFISNLPDGYNTRIGDKGIYLSGGEAQRVCVARAILKNAPILVLDEATAFADPENEYKMQQALQQLIKDKTVIIIAHRLSSIISANQIIVLKEGEIVQRGRHETLSTTEGVYKKMWDAYTSAFRWQLNTKNKEV; encoded by the coding sequence ATGAAAGAAAAACAAAAGAAGAAAGGCATTGCCCGCCTGTTTCAGATAGCGGGTGAACGTAAAGGACTTCTTGTACTGGCAAGTACGTTGTCTGCGTTGAGTGCTGCATGCATGCTGGTTCCCTATTGGGCAATCTACGAAATTCTGAAAGAACTGCTTTGCCACAGCTCCGACCTGTCTGCCGTGGACGGCACGTGGATGATTCATTGGGGATGGATGGCTTTCATCGGACTGATTGGTGGACTGCTGTTTCTGTACGCCGCCCTGATGTCCTCGCACGTGGCAGCATTCCGCATTCTCTACGGGCTGCGCGTCCGCCTGTCCGAACACATCGGCAAACTGCCTCTCGGCTACCTGAACGGAACATCTACCGGAGCCATCAAGAAGACGATGGAACAAAACATCGAGAAAATAGAAACATTCATAGCCCACACCATTCCCGACTTGGTGAATGTGGTGGCAACCGTAGTCGTCACATTTGTCATTTTCTTCTCGCTCAACGGCTGGCTGGCAGTAGTCTGTCTGACTGTGGTGGCGGTGAGCCTCTTCCTACAATTCACCAACTTCATGGGGAAGAAAGCACAAGAGTTCACCCGTATCTACTTCGATGCGCAGGAGCAGATGAGCGCTTCGGCGGTGCAGTATGTGCGCGGAATGCCTGTGGTCAAGATATTCGGGCAGAGCGTCCGTTCTTTCCGCCGCTTTAATGCCGAGATTGAGGCGTACAAAACCTACGCACTGAAAGTATGCGACACCTACCAGTCCGGCATGATGATGTTCACCGTGCTACTCAATTCAATGGTAACATTCATTCTTCCCGTCGGCATACTGATGATACAGGGCACGTCCGGAAGCATTGCGCTGGCAGTAGTATGGCTGTTCTTCATCATTCTCGGTCCGGGCATGGCGTCTCCTGTTTATAAACTGATGTATTTAGGGGGAAGCACACGGGAGATAGACGAAGGAGTGGAACGCATCGACCGCATTTTCGACCGTGAGCCGATACCCGAACCCACCTGTCCGAAAATCCCCGAAAAATATGACATCGAGTTCCGCAACGTGTCGTTTGCTTACAAAGATTCGAAGGCAACTACCCGCACCGAAGCCCTCCGTAATGTTTCGTTCACCGCCGGGCAGAGAGAAATTACCGCCCTTGTAGGTCCTTCGGGCAGCGGCAAGTCCACGGTGGCAAACCTTATTCCCCGCTTTTGGGACATTGACAGCGGAGAAATACGGATTGGCGGCATCAACATTAAGGACATCGCCACGGAGCAACTGATGAATCTGGTATCTTTCGTGTTTCAGGACACATTCTTGTTTTACGATACGCTCTATGAGAACATTGCCGTGGGCAATCCCTCAGCCACCCGTGAAGACGTGACGGCTGCCGCACGTGCCGCCCAGTGCCACGACTTTATCAGCAACCTGCCCGACGGTTACAATACCCGTATCGGAGATAAGGGCATATACTTGTCAGGTGGCGAGGCACAGCGGGTATGCGTGGCGCGTGCCATCCTGAAGAATGCGCCTATTCTGGTCTTGGATGAGGCTACCGCCTTTGCCGACCCCGAAAACGAGTACAAGATGCAGCAGGCATTGCAGCAGCTCATCAAGGACAAGACGGTCATCATCATCGCCCATCGCCTATCGTCCATCATTTCCGCCAATCAGATTATCGTGCTGAAAGAGGGCGAAATCGTGCAGCGTGGCAGGCATGAGACGCTCAGCACCACGGAGGGAGTTTATAAGAAGATGTGGGATGCCTATACCAGTGCATTCCGCTGGCAGTTGAATACTAAAAATAAGGAGGTATGA
- a CDS encoding DUF1302 family protein: MRKYSLTLTLLYCILSATFAQGDGDGKPTIRIKGFVDTYHAIRTEKSNDWMSSRSRVRGELTLEKGNAGMFVSMNAVYNSILNNQSGLYLRESYAYYAPEGWDIRAGRQIITWGVADAMRLTDIISPMDYTEFLAQDYDDIRIPVNGLRLRYIRPKWSMEAVIIPVSSFYELTVDKDNPWAISLPGVGLPYTINLGRKPGQTLTNIEYGGRIGFYLSGVDFSVSALQTWNKMPVFRKRIGQNGNLLCEGEYARMTMLGTDLSVPIGKFVIRAEMAEYFNEAQEPVVGGDVRRCNSTNALVGIDFYPGNDWTLGVQYFHKYINRCDSSISSYRNAGISTLRISKDLLHNTLNISTFAYIDVSNGAIYNRLSADYAITDQIHAMLGYDLFHADAGMFAMYKQNSEMWMKLKYSF; this comes from the coding sequence ATGAGAAAATACTCTTTGACCCTTACGCTTCTTTACTGCATCCTCTCCGCCACCTTTGCGCAAGGCGACGGAGACGGAAAACCAACAATCCGCATCAAAGGCTTTGTAGATACCTATCATGCCATACGAACAGAAAAGTCCAATGACTGGATGTCGTCACGTTCCCGTGTACGTGGCGAACTGACGCTTGAAAAGGGAAACGCCGGAATGTTTGTTTCTATGAATGCGGTCTATAACTCTATCCTCAACAACCAAAGCGGATTGTACCTGCGTGAATCGTATGCCTATTATGCGCCCGAAGGCTGGGACATCCGTGCCGGAAGACAAATCATTACATGGGGCGTGGCGGACGCCATGCGGCTGACGGACATCATTTCACCGATGGACTATACAGAATTTCTGGCACAGGACTATGATGATATCCGCATTCCCGTAAACGGACTGCGCCTGCGGTATATCCGCCCGAAGTGGAGCATGGAAGCCGTAATAATTCCCGTCAGTTCCTTTTACGAACTGACGGTGGACAAAGACAATCCGTGGGCAATATCACTGCCGGGTGTCGGCCTTCCTTATACCATAAATCTGGGCAGGAAGCCGGGACAGACACTCACCAATATTGAATACGGAGGGCGCATTGGCTTCTATCTGTCTGGCGTAGACTTCTCCGTTTCCGCCTTACAGACTTGGAACAAAATGCCGGTTTTCCGCAAGAGGATCGGCCAGAACGGAAATCTGCTGTGCGAAGGAGAATATGCACGGATGACGATGCTCGGAACCGATTTGTCTGTCCCCATAGGCAAATTTGTGATACGTGCGGAGATGGCTGAATATTTTAACGAGGCACAAGAACCTGTAGTGGGAGGAGATGTGCGGCGGTGTAATTCCACCAATGCTTTGGTGGGCATCGACTTTTATCCCGGCAACGACTGGACATTAGGCGTGCAGTATTTCCACAAGTACATCAACCGTTGTGACAGCAGTATTTCCTCTTACCGGAACGCCGGAATATCCACGCTCCGCATATCGAAAGATCTGCTACACAATACATTGAATATATCCACCTTTGCCTATATCGATGTGTCCAATGGAGCAATTTACAACCGCCTGAGCGCCGATTATGCCATAACCGACCAAATACATGCCATGCTGGGCTATGACCTCTTCCATGCCGATGCAGGCATGTTTGCCATGTACAAGCAAAATTCGGAGATGTGGATGAAGCTAAAATATAGTTTTTAA
- a CDS encoding outer membrane lipoprotein-sorting protein, protein MKKTLFLLVGLVISAAVNAQALTGRTIMQQVKDRPDGDTRYAQIELTLRKKNGTTRQRKLDSWAMDIGKDVKKLMYFTYPGDVKGTGFLTWDYDAVGKDDDKWLYLPAMKKTRRISGSSSKADYFMGTDFTYDDMGDRNVDEDKHNLLREETYDGHRCWVVESVPVDKREIYSRKMTWIRQDCLTGVKVEYYDKLNVLHRVLKISEISQVQGFWTKHRMEMENVQTGHKTILLIKNPKYDVKIDANLFTVAKLEKGL, encoded by the coding sequence ATGAAAAAGACTTTATTCTTGCTGGTGGGGTTAGTAATCTCGGCAGCAGTCAATGCACAAGCTTTGACAGGACGCACCATTATGCAACAAGTAAAAGACCGCCCCGACGGTGATACCCGCTACGCACAGATAGAACTGACACTCCGGAAGAAGAACGGTACTACCCGCCAGCGAAAGCTTGACTCGTGGGCAATGGATATAGGAAAAGATGTAAAGAAACTGATGTATTTCACCTATCCGGGCGATGTGAAAGGCACGGGCTTCCTCACTTGGGATTATGATGCCGTGGGCAAGGACGATGACAAATGGCTCTACCTGCCCGCTATGAAGAAAACGCGCCGCATCAGTGGTTCGTCCTCCAAGGCGGATTACTTCATGGGTACGGACTTCACCTACGACGATATGGGAGACCGCAATGTGGATGAGGACAAACACAACCTGCTGCGTGAAGAAACCTACGACGGGCACAGATGCTGGGTAGTGGAATCTGTTCCGGTGGACAAACGGGAAATCTATTCGCGCAAGATGACATGGATACGTCAAGACTGCCTGACGGGTGTCAAGGTGGAATACTACGACAAGCTGAATGTTCTTCACCGTGTACTGAAAATTTCCGAAATCTCCCAAGTACAGGGCTTCTGGACAAAGCACCGCATGGAAATGGAAAACGTGCAAACCGGACACAAAACCATCTTACTCATTAAAAACCCGAAATATGACGTAAAGATTGATGCCAACCTGTTTACCGTTGCCAAATTGGAGAAAGGATTATGA